The following are from one region of the Mixophyes fleayi isolate aMixFle1 chromosome 7, aMixFle1.hap1, whole genome shotgun sequence genome:
- the TFCP2L1 gene encoding transcription factor CP2-like protein 1, with translation MLFWHTQPEHYNQHPSGGYLRDVLALPIFKQEEPHLSPDTDAKLPPFQYVLCAGTSPAIKLHEETLTYLNQGQPYEIRLLDNRKLGEYQELNTKYIKSIIRVVFHDRRLQYTEHQQLEGWRWNRPGDRILDIDIPLSVGILDPRASPTQLNTVEFLWDPTKRSSAFIQVHCISTEFTPRKHGGEKGVPFRIQIDTFKQNENGEYTEHLHSASCQIKVFKPKGADRKQKTDREKIEKRTAQEREKYQASYDTTILTECSPWPDLPYQSNSSSSPGYNSSPNSFSIGDGNCSPTPQVEPPSLRNDKPVPGFHAEAWNPDDKGKHLVPSASIQDVQQWLQRNRFPQYCRLLSSFSGADLLKMSKEDFIQVCGPADGIRLFNAVKGRNVRPRLTIYVCHESEQNRTALQHKREHSETAVCVYHAIFLEELTSLELIEKIANLYTISPQQIHQIYRQGPTGIHVVVSTEMVQNFQDESCFVISTLKAENGVGYHIILK, from the exons ATGCTCTTCTGGCACACCCAACCAGAACACTACAACCAGCACCCGAGCGGAGGCTACCTGCG tgACGTCCTTGCTCTGCCGATCTTTAAGCAAGAGGAACCTCATCTCTCCCCAGACACGGATGCCAAACTGCCCCCATTCCAGTATGTGTTGTGTGCAGGCACCTCACCTGCTATCAAACTGCACGAGGAGACGCTGACCTATCTCAACCAAG GACAACCTTATGAAATTCGTCTGCTTGACAACCGAAAACTTGGAGAGTACCAAGAGCTGAATACCAAATATATAAAG AGCATTATACGGGTCGTTTTCCATGACCGGCGCTTGCAGTACACAGAACACCAACAGCTTGAAGGCTGGAGATGGAACCGACCAGGGGATCGTATTCTTGATATAG ATATCCCATTGTCGGTTGGAATATTGGATCCCAGAGCTAGTCCAACACAGCTAAACACTGTGGAATTCCTGTGGGATCCCACCAAACGTTCTTCTGCGTTTATTCAG GTGCACTGTATCAGCACAGAGTTCACACCCAGAAAGCACGGAGGGGAGAAGGGCGTCCCATTCCGAATTCAGATTGACACCTTTAAGCAGAATGAGAATGGAGAATACACAGAACATTTGCACTCTGCCAGCTGCCAGATCAAGGTGTTCAAG CCCAAAGGAGCAGACCGAAAACAGAAGACGGACCGCGAGAAGATCGAGAAGCGCACTGCTCAGGAGAGAGAGAAATACCAGGCCTCCTACGATACCACGATATTGACAGAG TGTTCTCCATGGCCGGATTTGCCTTATCAGTCTAACAGCTCCTCTTCTCCTGGTTACAACAGTTCTCCCAACAGCTTCAGCATCGGAGATGG GAACTGTTCTCCAACCCCCCAGGTGGAACCTCCTTCCCTTAGAAATGAT AAGCCAGTCCCTGGATTTCATGCTGAGGCTTGGAATCCGGATGATAAAGGAAAG CATCTTGTGCCTTCAGCATCCATACAAGATGTCCAGCAATGGTTACAACGCAACCGATTTCCTCAGTATTGCAGACTCCTGTCTAGTTTCTCAG GTGCTGACTTATTAAAGATGTCCAAGGAAGATTTTATCCAAGTCTGTGGCCCTGCGGATGGAATTCGGCTCTTTAACGCAGTGAAAGGAAG AAACGTGAGACCCAGACTGACCATATACGTCTGTCATGAATCGGAACAAAACCGAACTGCCCTGCAGCATAAACGGGAACACAGCGAAACCGCCGTGTGTG TGTACCATGCCATTTTCTTGGAAGAACTGACATCCCTGGAGTTAATTGAGAAGATTGCCAACCTGTATACAATCTCTCCTCAGCAAATCCATCAGATTTACAGACAGGGACCAACTGGGATCCATGTTGTTGTTAGCACAGAG aTGGTCCAAAACTTCCAAGATGAATCCTGTTTTGTGATCAGCACCCTGAAAG CAGAGAACGGTGTCGGATATCACATCATTTTGAAATGA